The genome window GTTACGGATCTGAAGGGCAAGATGGTGCTTCCGGGCTTCATCGACAGCCATACGCACGCCAGCAAAACAACCGGACTCATTTATTCCATCGATTTGTTTGACGGCGGCTCCGTAGAAGAGTATGTAGCAACGATCAAGGACTTTGTCAAAGCGCACCCAAACGAGGAGACTCTGCAAGGCCGCGGTTGGAGCAATCCGGTAGTGCCAGGGATCGGTCCACGCAAGGAAGCGCTGGATGAAATCGATGCGACGACACCAATCGCACTGACCTCTGATGACGGACACTCCCTGTGGGTGAACTCCGCAGCGCTGAAGCTCGCGGGAATCACCAAGGATACCAAGAATCCGGAGGGAGGCATCATCGAGCGCGACCCGAAAACGGGAGAGCCATCCGGAACCCTGCGTGAAAAAGCCATGGACCTCGTGCTTAAAAAAATCGGCGGCTATACGATTCAGCAATACAAATCCGGCATTGAGGAATATCAGGAAAAGGCAGTCGAGCGCGGCGTAACGACTGTGCGCGACCCTGACATGCTCCGCTATCCAAACGTACTGGAAGCGTACGAAGAGCTGGCAAAAGAAAACAAGCTGACTATCCGCTTCCGCAATGCTGTGACAGCGAATCCTGACAAAGGACCGGAGCAAGTCGCAGAATTCGTGAAGATCCGAGAGCGCGATCATTACCCGCTGTTCCAGGTGAACGCGGTGAAAATCTTCATGGACGGAGTAGTCGAGGGAGCAACCGCCTACCTGGAGAAGCCGTACGAGCATAAAGAAACGAACGGCGAGCTGATCTGGAAAGTGGACAACTACAACAAGACAGCAGCGGCGGCAGACAAGGCCGGCTTCCAGCTGCACGTCCACTCCATCGGGGATGCTTCCACACGCATCGCGCTGGACGGGATGGAATACGCCGAGAAGCAAAACGGCGCACATGATGCCCGCCACTCGCTCGTGCATCTGCAGCTGGTCAACCCGCAGGATATCGAGCGCTTCAAAAAGCTCGGGGCAGTCGGCATTGTTCAGCCGTTCTGGTTCATGCAGGAGGATGGCTTCTATGACGAGATCGAGGTGCCGTACCTGGGACAAGAGCGCGCAGAAAAAGAGTATCCGATGAAGAGCTTTCTCAATCAAGGCGTACACATCGCGTCCTCCAGCGACTACATCGTGACGCCTGAATTCAATCCGCTGCACGGCATTCAGCAAGGGATTACCCGCATTGCAGAAGGGGAGACCGATCCGAGCAAAATCGCCAACCCTGACGAGCGTGCCACCCTGCCGGACATGATCGCGAGCTTTACCATTGACGGTGCTTACGCAAACCACGTCGAGGACATCACCGGATCACTCGAGCCAGGCAAAAAAGCTGACTTGGTCGTTTTGGATCAAAACCTGTTCACAACGCCGGCTACCGAGATCAAGGATGTGAAGGTTCTCTTGACGATGGTGGAAGGGAAAGAAGTGTACCAGGCGCAAAAGGTAGAAAAGAAATAGGCATGTAAATGAAAACGGGTGCTCCCGAGTCGATTTGAACGACTTTGGGGGCATTTTTTTGTATATATCAACTTTGCTGGGGGGAGGAGAAGCAGGCTTCCGATCTATGCTCCGGAGTCGCTCCGCCTGGAAACCTGCTTCTCCTGCGAGCTGTTGTGGTTTCTAGTCACCTTTTTTGCGGTTATTCAAGGGGAAAAGCTTTTTCTTTTGATTGCTTCACTTCGAAGGTATCGGTGAAACAGGAAATGACAAGCCTCCATTCTCCAAAGAGATTGCTCCATGTAGGGTTTTCTCAAAGAACCTCCTTGAAAAGCCCACAAAATAAGGCAACTGGGAGATCCAAGGCTGGCTGAGGAAAAAGGAGAAATAAGCGGAAGATCTTTGGGGCCCAGCCGAAGCGGAATGGAAAAAGAGAAACACGGTCTTAAGCGTCCACCTCTGAGATTCAACTTGAAACGGCTGCTTTGGACGCGGTTTCGCTTTTTCCATGGAGCTGTCCAGGGATGACCCCTCAGCAGGGGACCCAAGAAGTTGGAGCGTTTTCTCCTTTTTCCTCTCCTCCACTAAAGCCCGAACACCCAAATCATCCCTTACTTGTAAAAAACCTTGAAGAAATCGCTTTCACCCATGACATTTGTCATATCCTTGACTTGACGTTTATGACTACAGCGAAAAGTCTGTATTTTCTACAATATAAGTGAAAAGCTTGCAGCGTAAGACACCTGGCAGACAGGCGTCCTGCGTCTGTCAGATCAAGGAGGATATGCGATGCACCAAGCGAACATTGCCCATTTGAAGAAAGATGTGGCCCCTTATGAAAAAACGGATACGAAAATGAGTATCCGCCAAGTAGTCAACACGATCGGACCACTGCTCTTGCTTTGGTATGCGGCATATCTTTGCCTGTCTGTCTCTTATTGGCTCACCCTTCCCCTGACCATCATCGCTGCGGGATTTACCGTCCGCACGTTTATTCTCTTTCATGATTGCTGTCATCAGTCGTTTTTCAAAAGCCGTCTGGCCAATGACATTCTCGGCAACATCACCGGTGTGCTGACGCTGTGCCCGTATGAACAGTGGAAGAACAGCCATTCGATCCATCACGCTACCAGCAGCAACCTCGACAAACGGGGTGTGGGTGATATCTGGATGATGACAGTGGACGAATATGTGGCCGCACCGGCATGGCAGCGTTTCTTTTACCGAATCTATCGCCATCCGATCACTCTGTTTATTTTCGGTCCTACTTTTGTCTTCGTTTTCCAATACCGTTTCAATCGCAAAGGCACGAGGCGCAAAGAGCGTCTGAATACGTATCTCACCAATGTTCTGATCGTCGGGCTGTATGCTCTCATGATCTGGGCGGTGGGCTGGCAAGCGTTTTTGATGATTCAAGGTCCGATCTTCTTCGTATCCGGACTGCTTGGCGTTTGGCTGTTTTATGTGCAGCACACCTTCGAAGATTCTTACTTCGAAGAGGAGGCCGATTGGAGCTATGTAAAAGCTGCGGTTGAGGGAAGCTCCTACTACAAGCTGCCCAAGGTGCTGCAATGGATCACAGGCAACATCGGATTCCATCATGTCCACCATTTGAGCCCGAAGGTACCGAATTACAACCTGGAACGGGCGCATAACGAGACCAAGCCGCTCCAGCAAGCGACGACCATCACGCTGAAATCGAGCCTGAAATCGCTGCGCTTCCGCCTGTGGGATGAAGAGAACAAAAAGTTTATCGGCTTTCAGGACATCCGTCGTCAGGCGGCTGAATCGCTGACAGACTCGATCCCTGTGCCAAGACCGAGCTTGGAAGGAAAATAACCCTGCCATCCGCCTTCCGTTTCAGATACACTTAGCGTAAGTGGCGAAGAAAAAAGGTGGGCAATCATGCAGAAGTGGTATCAAATCCTTCATAAAAATACGGGACTGAGCCCCTACGTGTGGGTGGTCTTCTACATCCTCCCGTTCTATTTCATATTCCGGTCCTCCTCCACGTATGAGGTCGTGATCGGAATCGTGATGATCCTGATGTTTTTTGTTTGCTATGTGCTCGCCTTTTTGTCCAAAGGATGGGCGGTTTATTTCTGGACGAGCCTGCAAATCATCATATCGATATTGATGACCGTTCTGTTCGGCTATGTGTACTTCTCGCTGTTCCTGGCGTTTTTCATTGGGCATATCCAAAACAAGGTCGGGTTCATCACACTGTACACGATCCATCTGATCAGTATGATCGTCACGGTCAATATCGGCTTCTTGTCGAAGAACGCGGAGTTTTTTAACCAGCTGCCATTTGTTCTCGTGAGTCTTGTCGCAGTGATTCTCCTGCCCGTCACCACATACAACTGGAACAAGCGGGAGAAGCTGCAGGGACAGCTGGAGGATGCAAACAAGAGAATTTCCGAGCTGGTGAAGCTCGAGGAGCGTCAGCGCATCGCCCGGGACCTGCATGATACGCTCGGGCAGAAGCTGTCCCTGATCGGGCTGAAGAGCGATCTGGCCTCCAAATTGATCAGCAAAAATCCGAGCAGGGCGCAAACGGAGCTGGAGGAAATTCGCCAGACAGCGAGGATCGCCCTGAAGGAAGTGCGGGAAATGGTCACTCAGATGCGCGGGACTAGGCTGGAGGATGAGCTGTTTCGGGTCAAGCAGATCACAAAGGCGGCGGAGATCGATTTCATCCTGGAAGGAGATCCGAATCTGCAGAATACGTCGCTGATGACCGAAAACGTGCTCAGCATGTGTCTGAAGGAAGCCGTCACGAACGTCGTGAGGCACAGCGGCGCGACTACGTGCTCGGTACAGATCGAGCCGTCGCGCACCGATCTGGTGCTCAAAGTCAAGGATAACGGGATCGGCATGGCAGCGGAGTGCGCGTACATCCGAGGGAACGGACTGCGGGGGATGAAAGAGCGGCTCGAGTTTGTAAACGGCAGCATGGAAATCGAATCAGAAAAGAATGGAACCACGGTCGTAATCAAGGTGCCAAACGTCTTCAAACAACCGGAAAAGGAGGCGGGGGTATGATTCGTATCGTCATCGCCGAGGACCAGCGGATGCTGCTGGGTGCGCTGGCTTCCCTGCTCGATTTGGAAGAGGATATGAAGGTCGTCGGTCGGGCGAGCAACGGGGAGGATGCCGTCAAGCTCGTCCACCTGCATCAGCCGGACATATGCATCATGGACATCGAGATGCCGGTCAAAAGCGGGCTGGATGCCGCGGAAGAATTGAAAGGCTCCGGCTGCAAAGTGATGATCCTCACGACGTTTGCCCGTCCAGGCTACTTTGAGCGTGCATTGAAGGCCGGAGCTAATGGTTACTTGCTCAAGGACAGCCCCAGTGAGGAGCTGGCCAGCTCGATTCGCAGCATCATGGCGGGACGGCGCATCTACGCTGCAGAGCTGGTGGACGAAGCGTACGGACAGGAAAATCCGCTGACCGAGCGGGAAAAGGAAGTGCTGGAGCTGATCGCCGACGGGAAAAATACCAAGGAGATCGCAAGCCAGCTGTTCCTCACGACGGGCACCGTCCGCAACTACATCTCGGTGATTCTCGACAAGCTCGGAGTGAGCAACCGCATCGAGGCCATTACGCATTTCAAGGAAAAAGGCTGGTTTAAATAGAAAATCACAGCAGCAGCTAGTCGTCTCCATAGGCTAGCTGCTGTTTTCATTTTCCCGTATTGCAATCGCATTAGTGATCAAATATGATCGAAATAACATTTTGAAATGATCAATTTCTGATAATTCATGATTTATAATTGATCGAAGATGATCATTCATGTATCATTTCATTCAAGAGGAGATCGATAAGCATGGCAACAGATCGCGAGAAAGAGATTCTGAATTTTCTTAACAATAAGTCCCCGATGACAGTAGAAGAATTAGCGGCTTGCTTGTACGTGTCGGAGGTCACAATCCGCAGGGATCTTACTTCGATGGAGAAGCAGGGAATGATCGTCCGTAAAAGAGGGGGAGCTTCCCTTCCCGAGCTGGGCTTCGAGCCGATGTTCAACCAGAGGCAAAAGAAAAATATCGAGCTTAAGCAAGCCATCGCCAAGTATGCGGCAAGCACGATTCAAGAAGGCGAGGTCATCGCGCTGGACGTCGGAACCACAACGGCAGAGCTGGCGAGGGAGCTTACGAAGCGCTCGGGAATCACGGTGTTCACCTCCTGCATTCAGGTTGCATCCATTCTCGCCAAAAGCGATCTTCAGGTGTACATGATCGGCGGTTTGATCCGCAAAAGCGAAATGTCGATGGTTGGCAGCATCGCCCTGGAAACGATCATGAAATTCAACTTTGACCGCTTTTATCTCGGGGTAGCTGGGATTAGCTTGAAAGCTGGTATTACGGATTACAGCATCGAGGAGACGGAGATCAAGAGAGCATTTATTCATCGTTCGAAAGAGGTGATCGCTCTCGTCGACCGCACCAAGTTTGGCGAATCTTCCTTGATCAAGGTATGTGAGGGCGAGCAGATCGGCGAGATGATTACGAACAAAGGCGACATTACAGCAGAACGTCCCGAAGATCACTTCCGAGGGAAAATCACTTACGTGTAAGGCTTAGTTCGCTAGGGGAGTGAAAAATGTGGCCTATGTGTTGGGAATCGATATAGGCACCTATGAATCAAAAGGAGCGCTGGTAGATGAGACCGGGAAGCTCCTCGTAAGCAAGTCTGTGGCCCATCACCTGGAAATCCCGCAAAAAGGCTGGGCGGAGCACGATGCTGAGCAAACGTGGTGGCATGATTTTACCCATCTGAGCAGGACCATCACGCAACAGGCCGTCAAACAGCATGGAATCAGACCGGAGGAGATCAAGGCAGTGGGAGTCAGCTCTATTGCCCCGGCGGTAGTACCGGTGGACTCTGCGGGGAAGCCGCTTCGCAAAGCCATCCTGTACGGAGTAGACACGCGTTCCCAAAAGCAGATCCTAAGGCTAAATGAGTCAGCGGGCGAGGAACAAATCTTTCGAGTGGCTGGGCAGACCTTGTCGGCTCAGTCGGCCGGACCGAAAATTCTCTGGATTCGTGAGGAGGAGCCGCTCGTTTATGAACGAACAGCCAAGTTTCTCTGCGGTTCGGGCTATCTCGTTTACAAGCTAACCGGCGAAATGATCATCGACCGCTATACAGCAGCGTCCTACTCACCACTCTTTGACATCCACGAGCTTCAGTGGAACCGTGAAATGGCGAGTGGCATCTGTGAAGTGGATCAATTACCTCGCCTCGTCTGGAGCCATGAAATTGTAGGGGAAGTAACGAATCAGGCATCTGCTCAAACTGGATTGGCTCCGGGTACAAAAGTAATCGCAGGGACAGCCGATGCACTGTCTGAGGCGATCAGCGTGGGAGCTGTGCACACGGGTGATCTGATGCTCATGTACGGCAGCTCTACGTTTTTCATCCTCGTCTCTCCCCATTTGCCGATCACCAAGACATTGTGGGCGAATTTGCATGCTACTCCTGGACGACATACGATTACGGGCGGGACGGCTACCGCAGGATCGCTCACCCGATGGTTCATTGATCATTGCTTGTCAATTTCGGGGCCAGCTAGAAGCATGAATGTCGATGAAGCGTACACGTACGCAACTAGACTGGCGGAGCAAAGCCCCCCAGGTGCAGGAGGACTACTTACGCTGCCTTACTTTAGCGGAGAGAGGACACCCATTCACCACGCTGCAGCGAAAGGCGTCTTTTTTGGACTGACGCTGCATCATACGCAATCAGATATGTACCGTTCGATACTGGAAGGCATCTCTTTTTCGATTCGCCATAACATGGACGAAATCAGAAGCATGCAGGTGCCCATTACTCGTGCGATCGCTGTCGGGGGAGGGGTAAAAAATCGTCTGTGGCTGCAATGCGTGAGCGACATCTGCCAAGTGACACAGGTCATTCCAGAAATCACGCTTGGAGCCGCTTATGGCAACGCCTTTCTATGTGCGCTGGGTCTCGGCTGGTACTCCGATCTCTCGGATATGGACCGATGGGTGCGGGTACAAGAGGAGATTACTCCCAGCCAGACGCATCGTGCTATTTACGAGCGCCATTACGAGCTCTATCAACGGCTGTATAGACAAACGCGAGATTTGATGGATGAGCTAACCTAACCAAGCATCGGGGGAACGAAGCATGATTCCAGATTATCAAAAATGGAAAGAAGTCCTTCGCGAATTGACGTCCTGCCTAGCTTTGTCCGGGTATGAGGATTCCGTCATCCGCTATGTAAAGGAGAAGCTGGCGGGCAAGGCAGAAGAGATCGGGGTTGATCCGCTGGGAAATGTCATTGCACGCATGAATTCGTCAAAGATGAAGGATCCGTACCGCGTCATGGTGTTCGCGCATATGGACGAGTTGGGAATGATCGTGACGAAGATCGAAGAGGATGGCTTTTTACGAGTGGAACGGTTGGGCGGAATTCCAGAGAAAAGCTTGGCGGGCACCACCCTTTTAATCGAAGTGGATGGGAAACGGTGGCCTGGGATCGTCGGTACAAAATCCCATCACGTCACGAGGCAGGACGAGAAATATAAAGTGCTGCCGATCAACGAGACATATGCCGATTTTGGCTTTCGGAGCAAGCGTGATGTCCTTGCGGCAGGAATATCTCCCGGCACTCCGGTAGGTTATGCCCGGCAGTTTTTTGACAACGGTTCGATTGTTTTCAGCAATACACTCGATAACCGTGTAGGTTGTCTGGCCTTGCTGGAGCTGGCAGATCGTTTGCAGGCCACAGAGCTTCCATGTGAATTGTACATCGTCTTTTCCGTCCAAGAAGAGTTCAATCTACGCGGGGTGCTTCCGGCAATCCGTAAAGTAAATCCGCATTTGGCAATCACACTTGATATTACAATAGCGACGGATACCCCCGATCTGAAGGGTAGCGCAGATATCCGTTTGGGCGGCGGTCCCAGCATGGGCATGTACACTTTCCACGGGCGAGGAACGCTGGGAGGACTGATCCCCAACCCTAAGCTGGTGAGGCATGTGCAAAAAATAGCCAGAGAGCATGATATACCCTTGCAGCAAGCTGTCTTCATGGGGATATTGACGGATGCGTCTTTTAGTCAGCTGGAGAACGACGGCATCCCGATGATCGACCTCGGTTATCCGGCCAGGTACACGCATGCTCCAGTGGAGGCGGTCGACTTGCATGATGTTGAGCAGCTTATTTGTCTACTGGAGAAATTGGTGCTCACGTGCGATCACCGGCTGGACCTGAGCCGCGGCTAACCAATTTACATAGCAGAGGAGTGGAATCAATCAATGACTTGGTTGAAAGAAGTAATCGGTACGGAAAAAGCCATCATCGCCATGTGTCACTTGCTCCCATTGCCGGGGGATCCTTCTTTCCAAAAAGAAAAAGGGATGGAATACGTCGTGGAGATGGCACGAAAGGATTTGCATGCCCTGCAGGAAGGCGGAGTAGATGCGGTCATGTTCTCAAACGAATTCAGCCTGCCGTATTTGACAGATGTAAAGACAGAAACGGTAGCGGCCATGGCGAGAATTATCGGAGAGCTCAAGAGCGATATCAAGATTCCTTTCGGGGTGAATGTGCTGTGGGATGCGAAAAAGTCGCTCGATTTGGCAGCGGCGACGGGAGCGCTCTTCGTGCGAGAGATCTTTACGGGTGTGTATGCAAGTGACTTCGGGATCTGGAACACCAATGTAGGGGAAACGGTGCGGCATCAGTATCGGATCGGGGCAGAAGGGGTAAAGCTGCTTTTCAACATCGTTCCAGAAGCGGCAAAGTATTTGGCAGACCGGGATATTGAAAATGTCGCAAGGTCAACGGTTTTCAACAACCGCCCGGATGCCCTGTGCGTATCCGGACTGACGGCAGGGACGGAGACAGATTCCCAAATCCTGAAGCGGGTGAAGGAAGCGGTGTCGGAAACGGTCGTTTTGGCGAATACGGGAGTCCGCATGCAAAATCTGGAGCAGCAGCTAGCCATCGCAGATGGGGCGGTCGTAGGAACGACGTTCAAATTAGACGGAAAATTCGAAAATCATGTAGACCAAGAGCGGGTACGTGCCTTCATGGATAAGGTCAAAGCGTTTCGACAAGGTAGTGCATGACATGTGACAGTGTCATTTTCATTACACACAGTAGATAAGGGAGGTCGACGTTCATGAACAGGGGCAATAAGAGCATGACGCTCGTGAGCCTGATGCTGGCTGTCTTTCTGCTCTTCCTGACAGCATGCAGCGGAGGGGGAGGCGGGCAGAGCGGAGCGGGCACGCAACCACAGGGTCAATCGGGCGGGGCGGAGGGCGGCAAAAAGTACAAGATTGCTACGGTAGTCAAATTGACGGGTGTCGCCTGGTTTGACCGGATGAATGAGGGTATCAAGAGATTCGGCGAGGAAACAGGCAACGAGACGTTCATGCAAGGGCCGCAAAAAGCAGATGCTGCACTGCAGGTCCAAATCATCGAGGATCTCATCGCGCAAAAGGTGGACGCGATCACGGTCGTGCCCTTCTCGGCAGAAGCGTTGGAGCCGGTGCTGAAAAAGGCACGTGAAAAGGGCATCGTGGTAATCACGCACGAAGCAGATGGCTTTGAGAATACGGACTTTA of Brevibacillus choshinensis contains these proteins:
- a CDS encoding amidohydrolase — its product is MTSALLVTALMSPMAAMAQTTGAPQPQAAGQAVVKTVAAVVQPADQVFTNAVVYTVDRNRNIAQAIAIRGGQIVYVGSDEGAKKFIGKTTKVTDLKGKMVLPGFIDSHTHASKTTGLIYSIDLFDGGSVEEYVATIKDFVKAHPNEETLQGRGWSNPVVPGIGPRKEALDEIDATTPIALTSDDGHSLWVNSAALKLAGITKDTKNPEGGIIERDPKTGEPSGTLREKAMDLVLKKIGGYTIQQYKSGIEEYQEKAVERGVTTVRDPDMLRYPNVLEAYEELAKENKLTIRFRNAVTANPDKGPEQVAEFVKIRERDHYPLFQVNAVKIFMDGVVEGATAYLEKPYEHKETNGELIWKVDNYNKTAAAADKAGFQLHVHSIGDASTRIALDGMEYAEKQNGAHDARHSLVHLQLVNPQDIERFKKLGAVGIVQPFWFMQEDGFYDEIEVPYLGQERAEKEYPMKSFLNQGVHIASSSDYIVTPEFNPLHGIQQGITRIAEGETDPSKIANPDERATLPDMIASFTIDGAYANHVEDITGSLEPGKKADLVVLDQNLFTTPATEIKDVKVLLTMVEGKEVYQAQKVEKK
- a CDS encoding fatty acid desaturase, whose product is MHQANIAHLKKDVAPYEKTDTKMSIRQVVNTIGPLLLLWYAAYLCLSVSYWLTLPLTIIAAGFTVRTFILFHDCCHQSFFKSRLANDILGNITGVLTLCPYEQWKNSHSIHHATSSNLDKRGVGDIWMMTVDEYVAAPAWQRFFYRIYRHPITLFIFGPTFVFVFQYRFNRKGTRRKERLNTYLTNVLIVGLYALMIWAVGWQAFLMIQGPIFFVSGLLGVWLFYVQHTFEDSYFEEEADWSYVKAAVEGSSYYKLPKVLQWITGNIGFHHVHHLSPKVPNYNLERAHNETKPLQQATTITLKSSLKSLRFRLWDEENKKFIGFQDIRRQAAESLTDSIPVPRPSLEGK
- a CDS encoding sensor histidine kinase; amino-acid sequence: MQKWYQILHKNTGLSPYVWVVFYILPFYFIFRSSSTYEVVIGIVMILMFFVCYVLAFLSKGWAVYFWTSLQIIISILMTVLFGYVYFSLFLAFFIGHIQNKVGFITLYTIHLISMIVTVNIGFLSKNAEFFNQLPFVLVSLVAVILLPVTTYNWNKREKLQGQLEDANKRISELVKLEERQRIARDLHDTLGQKLSLIGLKSDLASKLISKNPSRAQTELEEIRQTARIALKEVREMVTQMRGTRLEDELFRVKQITKAAEIDFILEGDPNLQNTSLMTENVLSMCLKEAVTNVVRHSGATTCSVQIEPSRTDLVLKVKDNGIGMAAECAYIRGNGLRGMKERLEFVNGSMEIESEKNGTTVVIKVPNVFKQPEKEAGV
- a CDS encoding response regulator transcription factor, whose protein sequence is MIRIVIAEDQRMLLGALASLLDLEEDMKVVGRASNGEDAVKLVHLHQPDICIMDIEMPVKSGLDAAEELKGSGCKVMILTTFARPGYFERALKAGANGYLLKDSPSEELASSIRSIMAGRRIYAAELVDEAYGQENPLTEREKEVLELIADGKNTKEIASQLFLTTGTVRNYISVILDKLGVSNRIEAITHFKEKGWFK
- a CDS encoding DeoR/GlpR family DNA-binding transcription regulator, producing the protein MATDREKEILNFLNNKSPMTVEELAACLYVSEVTIRRDLTSMEKQGMIVRKRGGASLPELGFEPMFNQRQKKNIELKQAIAKYAASTIQEGEVIALDVGTTTAELARELTKRSGITVFTSCIQVASILAKSDLQVYMIGGLIRKSEMSMVGSIALETIMKFNFDRFYLGVAGISLKAGITDYSIEETEIKRAFIHRSKEVIALVDRTKFGESSLIKVCEGEQIGEMITNKGDITAERPEDHFRGKITYV
- a CDS encoding FGGY-family carbohydrate kinase, producing MAYVLGIDIGTYESKGALVDETGKLLVSKSVAHHLEIPQKGWAEHDAEQTWWHDFTHLSRTITQQAVKQHGIRPEEIKAVGVSSIAPAVVPVDSAGKPLRKAILYGVDTRSQKQILRLNESAGEEQIFRVAGQTLSAQSAGPKILWIREEEPLVYERTAKFLCGSGYLVYKLTGEMIIDRYTAASYSPLFDIHELQWNREMASGICEVDQLPRLVWSHEIVGEVTNQASAQTGLAPGTKVIAGTADALSEAISVGAVHTGDLMLMYGSSTFFILVSPHLPITKTLWANLHATPGRHTITGGTATAGSLTRWFIDHCLSISGPARSMNVDEAYTYATRLAEQSPPGAGGLLTLPYFSGERTPIHHAAAKGVFFGLTLHHTQSDMYRSILEGISFSIRHNMDEIRSMQVPITRAIAVGGGVKNRLWLQCVSDICQVTQVIPEITLGAAYGNAFLCALGLGWYSDLSDMDRWVRVQEEITPSQTHRAIYERHYELYQRLYRQTRDLMDELT
- a CDS encoding M42 family metallopeptidase — its product is MIPDYQKWKEVLRELTSCLALSGYEDSVIRYVKEKLAGKAEEIGVDPLGNVIARMNSSKMKDPYRVMVFAHMDELGMIVTKIEEDGFLRVERLGGIPEKSLAGTTLLIEVDGKRWPGIVGTKSHHVTRQDEKYKVLPINETYADFGFRSKRDVLAAGISPGTPVGYARQFFDNGSIVFSNTLDNRVGCLALLELADRLQATELPCELYIVFSVQEEFNLRGVLPAIRKVNPHLAITLDITIATDTPDLKGSADIRLGGGPSMGMYTFHGRGTLGGLIPNPKLVRHVQKIAREHDIPLQQAVFMGILTDASFSQLENDGIPMIDLGYPARYTHAPVEAVDLHDVEQLICLLEKLVLTCDHRLDLSRG
- a CDS encoding BtpA/SgcQ family protein; translated protein: MTWLKEVIGTEKAIIAMCHLLPLPGDPSFQKEKGMEYVVEMARKDLHALQEGGVDAVMFSNEFSLPYLTDVKTETVAAMARIIGELKSDIKIPFGVNVLWDAKKSLDLAAATGALFVREIFTGVYASDFGIWNTNVGETVRHQYRIGAEGVKLLFNIVPEAAKYLADRDIENVARSTVFNNRPDALCVSGLTAGTETDSQILKRVKEAVSETVVLANTGVRMQNLEQQLAIADGAVVGTTFKLDGKFENHVDQERVRAFMDKVKAFRQGSA